In one window of Arachis ipaensis cultivar K30076 chromosome B06, Araip1.1, whole genome shotgun sequence DNA:
- the LOC107604862 gene encoding sialyltransferase-like protein 1: MRQHKLLSSSASNNRRPRILYLVCAVALFSLLLFAIQSSFFSGSLISDRNREQISVLSNFQSSVQQCVAKKGLGLTAQIIDHCKLILKYPEGTNSTWYNAQFKHFEPLEYKFDVCESILLWEQYRNMTTILTREYLDVRPDGWVDYAPQRIAQLGAKKCYNKTLCEENLNILLPAKPPFHPRQFRTCAVVGNSGDLLKTEFGEEIDSHDAVFRDNEAPVNEKYAKYVGLKRDFRLVVRGAARNMVPILNGSDDEILIIKSLTHREINAIIKTIPNPVYLFQGIVLRRGAKGTGMKSIELALSMCDIVDIYGFTVDPGYTEWTRYFSAPRKGHNPLQGRAYYQLLECLGLIRIHSPMRSMRKQDWSDVPSREMISQAHAAAKQLKLSQSNQAGDLGQFGSCKVWGDVDPKKMGPVSGSPDMSDVRKKSNYNKWEVMPFKSLRNEAQDHYIQMQGVSLYKMDGNRLDDLVCVRHPLKSDV; this comes from the exons ATGAGGCAGCACAAGCTGCTATCATCATCAGCGAGCAATAACAGGAGACCCAGGATTCTGTATCTGGTGTGCGCCGTTGCATTGTTCTCTCTCCTCCTCTTTGCCATTCAATCCTCTTTCTTCTCAG GTTCCCTCATTTCAGATCGCAACAGGGAGCAAATTAGTGTCTTGTCAAACTTCCAGTCCAGTGTTCAGCAGTGTGTG GCTAAAAAGGGGCTTGGACTCACTGCACAAATTATTGACCACTGTAAATTGATCCTTAAATATCCTGAAGGCACCAACAGCACCTGG TACAATGCACAGTTTAAACACTTTGAACCTTTGGAGTACAAATTTGATGTGTGCGAGTCAATCTTGTTGTGGGAACAG TACCGTAACATGACCACAATTCTAACCCGAGAATATCTAGATGTTCGTCCTGATGGCTGGGTAGATTATGCTCCACAAAGAATTGCTCAATT GGGGGCCAAAAAGTGCTACAATAAGACTCTCTGCGAAGAGAACCTCAATATACTATTACCAGCAAAACCACCTTTTCATCCACGACAGTTTCGTACTTGTGCTGTTGTTGGAAATTCTGGAGATCTTCTGAAGACAGAGTTTGGTGAAGAAATTGACAGCCATGATGCTGTTTTCCGTGATAATGAGGCCCCTGTTAATGAG AAATATGCCAAGTATGTTGGTCTTAAGAGGGATTTCCGTCTAGTTGTAAGGGGTGCTGCTCGTAACATGGTCCCTATTCTAAATGGATCTG ATGACGAGATATTGATAATAAAAAGTCTAACGCACAGAGAAATCAATGCCATTATAAAG ACTATTCCAAATCCAGTCTATCTATTCCAAGGGATTGTACTACGTCGAGGTGCCAAAGGAACTGGGATGAAATCCATTGAGTTAGCACTCTCAATGTGTGATATTGTTGATATATATGGTTTCACTGTTGATCCAGGATACACTGAATG GACAAGATACTTTTCTGCTCCAAGGAAAGGACACAATCCACTTCAGGGTAGAGCATACTACCAACTTCTTGAATGCCTTGGG TTAATAAGGATTCATTCCCCCATGAGATCAATGCGGAAGCAAGACTGGTCAGATGTGCCAAGTAGAGAAATGATTAGCCAAGCACATGCAGCAGCAAAACAATTGAAGCTGAGTCAATCCAATCAAGCTGGCGACTTAGGGCAGTTTGGCAGTTGCAAGGTGTGGGGTGATGTGGACCCCAAAAAAATGGGACCCGTATCAGGATCTCCGGACATGAGTGATGTAAGGAagaaatcaaattataataaatgGGAAGTCATGCCTTTTAAGAGTTTGAGGAATGAAGCACAGGATCACTATATCCAGATGCAAGGGGTGTCTCTGTATAAAATGGATGGCAATAGATTGGATGATCTTGTGTGTGTGAGACATCCCTTAAAATCTGATGTGTAG
- the LOC107604863 gene encoding RING finger protein 10 (The sequence of the model RefSeq protein was modified relative to this genomic sequence to represent the inferred CDS: added 28 bases not found in genome assembly): MSILPSQAQPAPSSSSSPSTSNPNSQYGFPNSLPSSSISSLSSQFNNYDSNIDASFGSLRISDPQSPCHHPGSSTQATEDYRGPSEKVMESVSASGISSSSPSQNSGIHSRSHAGKRSGGSSHSSGKTAGMLSSHRHQQNPVSANYPGSSPPLGRRSQMVNGKYLLNFQYDPISRSQPRGPPPPLPRRQRKRRPYNKDLFLQANYRFMVLDTGNYSPQSMDPDKMLQWEDIICVTYSTPFPVQCPICLEYPLCPQITSCGHIFCFPCILQYLMLGEEDHKGDCWKRCPLCFVMISVKDLYTVHITNVKQYQVGDNIEFTFLTRKKDSFTLSHKNKQETDIASSSDGDLCDPFSKFTLTSDVDLSVRHAISDLDGWLARADSGLVDDLEKLPYVCAAMQQLKQRKKYWNEHRASDISSRLIDSEHQIQLTAANAVDADGETHSNGSRISTVDFQDQSKGIILDKSTAEACPHQTLEGEKLIEQEINPSSSYEEKNGVQRHSNGIGETKESDSYNFFQAVDGQHIILHPLNTKCLLHHYGSYDMLPHRITGKILQMETVTQSEAMRRRYKFLSHFPLTTTFQLCEIDLSEMLPPEALAPFMDEIKKRAHQRKQLAKKEQKEKFKAEAAAAYSFPIPSYKLASYDDTPTFSMDDFEALGNSAMSSSPPVVGERKTFSNVTRLGFAAAHDSPSLQIQETSSTHNNNTVTSPTGTTGPRNVETPSYSNVTSRAESNVNMNAPNTNDFGKKRKKQNRVLLSTSGGRRY, encoded by the exons atGTCCATCTTGCCCTCACAAGCCCAGCCAGCACCATCGTCTTCTTCATCTCCTTCAACttcaaaccctaattcccaatatGGATTCCCAAATTCTCTTCCCTCTTCCTCAATTTCCTCTCTCTCTTCGCAATTCAACAACTACGACAGCAACATCGATGCATCTTTCGGATCCCTTCGAATCTCTGATCCCCAATCTCCCTGCCACCATCCAG GTTCATCAACTCAAGCTACAGAAGATTATCGTGGACCTTCCGAAAAG GTGATGGAGTCGGTGTCTGCAAGTGGTATAAGTTCTTCTTCACCTTCACAAAACTCTGGAATACATTCTAGGAGTCACGCTGGAAAACGATCAGGTGGATCATCCCACTCATCA ATAGACATCAACAGAATCCTGTGTCTGCAAATTATCCTGGAAGTTCCCCTCCACTGGGAAGGAGATCTCAGATGGTGAATGGCAAGTACTTGCTGAATTTTCAGTATGATCCAATATCCCGTTCTCAACCAAGAGGGCCTCCACCTCCTCTTCCAAGAAGGCAACGGAAGAGAAGGCCATACAACAAGGATTTGTTTCTGCAGGCAAATTACAGATTCATGGTCCTAGATACAGGAAATTATTCTCCCCAGTCGATGGATCCAGATAAAATGTTGCAGTGGGAGGATATTATATGTGTGACATATTCAACCCCCTTCCCAGTTCAGTGCCCAATTTGTTTGGAGTATCCTCTGTGTCCCCAGATAACCTCATGCGGGCATATTTTTTGTTTCCCATGTATACTACAGTACTTGATGCTGGGTGAAGAGGATCACAAAGGTGATTGCTGGAAAAGGTGTCCTTTATGCTTTGTGATGATATCTGTCAAGGATTTGTATACTGTCCACATAACAAATGTCAAACAATATCAAGTAGGGGATAATATTGAGTTCACATTTTTAACACGAAAAAAGGATTCATTTACTTTATCTCATAAAAATAAACAAGAGACAGATATTGCATCAAGTAGCGATGGAGATTTATGTGATCCGTTTTCCAAGTTCACACTCACATCAGATGTagatctctctgttagacacgcAATATCAGATCTAGATGGCTGGCTGGCCAGAGCTGATTCAGGGCTTGTCGATGACCTGGAGAAGCTTCCATATGTTTGTgctgcaatgcaacaactaaaacAAAGGAAGAAATATTGGAATGAACATAGGGCTTCTGACATTTCTTCAAGGCTTATTGATTCTGAACATCAGATACAATTGACAGCTGCAAATGCTGTGGATGCTGATGGTGAAACCCATTCTAATGGATCAAGGATTTCCACTGTAGATTTCCAGGACCAAAGTAAGGGAATAATATTGGATAAGTCAACTGCTGAAGCCTGTCCACATCAAACTTTGGAAGGAGAGAAATTGATAGAACAAGAAATCAATCCATCCTCATCATATGAGGAGAAGAATGGTGTTCAAAGGCATTCAAATGGAATTGGAGAGACGAAGGAAAGTGATTCTTACAATTTCTTCCAG GCTGTGGATGGCCAGCATATAATTCTCCATCCACTGAACACGAAATGTTTACTTCATCATTATGGGAGTTATGACATGCTTCCACACAG AATAACGGGAAAGATTCTGCAAATGGAAACGGTTACCCAGTCCGAGGCCATGAGGAGGCGATATAAATTCTTAAGTCATTTTCCGTTGACAACAACTTTTCAG CTTTGTGAAATTGATTTGAGTGAGATGTTGCCTCCTGAAGCACTGGCCCCATTTATGGATGAAATAAAGAAGCGCGCACACCAGAGGAAACAACTCGCAAAGAAG GAGCAAAAGGAAAAATTCAAGGCGGAAGCTGCTGCCGCTTATTCTTTTCCCATTCCAAGTTATAAACTTGCTTCGTATGATGACACTCCAACATTTTCTATGGATGACTTTGAAG cCTTGGGAAATTCAGCTATGTCATCAAGTCCTCCAGTTGTTGGGGAAAGAAAAACATTCTCAAATGTTACCCGGCTTGGATTCGCTGCTGCTCATGATTCTCCATCCTTACAAATCCAAGAAACCAGCAGTACCCATAATAATAATACGGTCACTAGTCCTACTGGCACAACAG GTCCGAGAAATGTGGAGACACCATCATATTCCAATGTTACATCCAGAGCCGAATCAAATGTAAACATGAATGCACCAAACACAAATGACTTTGGGAAGAAGCGGAAAAAGCAAAATCGAGTTCTCCTATCGACATCTGGTGGCAGGCGTTACTGA
- the LOC107647304 gene encoding uncharacterized protein LOC107647304 translates to MGTKSSLAAGHYLLVQRWRPLFNPCANDFQRIAVWVWIPDLPVELYTQPFLWKVRGKIGSMLKIDQTTSIHSREKFARLCVEIDLWRKLVPAIEVLGREFRIEYESLHFICFGCGRYGHKRKECPDGGVTNAKMHSQAATTETIPMVKANGEGLDAPNLALDNSKVVPKERGIVTEVQAKSMERVDENVGNQTTSFGPWMLVSKNQRRGVRPK, encoded by the exons ATGG GTACTAAATCAAGTTTG GCTGCTGGCCATTATCTCTTGGTACAAAGATGGAGGCCATTATTTAACCCTTGTGCTAATGATTTTCAAAGAATTGCAGTGTGGGTGTGGATTCCAGATTTACCCGTGGAATTGTACACTCAACCGTTCTTATGGAAAGTAAGGGGAAAGATAGGTTCTATGCTCAAAATTGACCAAACCACGTCAATTCACTCGAGGGAAAAATTTGCGCGGCTATGCGTTGAGATTGACTTATGGCGTAAACTTGTTCCGGCCATTGAAGTATTAGGCCGAGAGTTCAGGATAGAGTATGAGAGCTTGCATTTTATATGTTTTGGGTGTGGAAGGTATGGTCATAAAAGGAAGGAATGTCCTGATGGAGGAGTCACGAACGCCAAGATGCATTCGCAAGCGGCAACGACGGAGACCATTCCGATGGTTAAAGCAAATGGGGAAGGTTTGGATGCACCTAATCTGGCTTTGGATAATTCGAAAGTGGTTCCCAAAGAAAGGGGGATTGTGACAGAGGTGCAAGCGAAGTCAATGGAAAGGGTTGATGAGAATGTTGGAAATCAAACCACTTCTTTTGGGCCTTGGATGCTTGTGAGCAAGAACCAACGTAGAGGAGTTCGCCCTAAGTAA